In one Rhopalosiphum padi isolate XX-2018 chromosome 3, ASM2088224v1, whole genome shotgun sequence genomic region, the following are encoded:
- the LOC132924795 gene encoding uncharacterized protein LOC132924795 encodes MSREFTEEFIKLYESEPCLWNVKSKEYHDRNKKDTAYRKLVNKQQEIESNATKDSVIKKINNLRSAYRKENKKIKQSIKSGTSADTVYKPKLWYFSLLSFLGDQNTPRTSHSSLENDFDNDNSIFGNDSDNEEQTPQALATSSAVSEENIFHDEAQSSDQERTPLNIRRKKQRVEVEKQEGLANEVLLTVKDHFRKPAIKEDRFDMSGRTIAMKLRDLPKDQMLFADRIINETLFLAEMGSLQLKTVNDILTLVSK; translated from the exons ATGAGCCGCGAATTCACGGAAgagtttataaagttatatgaaAGCGAACCTTGTCTTTGGAATGTAAAGTCAAAAGAATACCATGACAGGAATAAAAAAGATACAGCATATCGGAAACTGGTAAACAAACAACAAGAAATCGAATCAAACGCCACAAAAGacagtgtaataaaaaaaattaacaacctCAGAAGCGCTTACAGAAAagagaacaaaaaaataaaacaatccaTTAAGTCTGGTACGTCGGCTGACACTGTATACAAACCAAAATTGTGGTACTTTTCATTGTTGAG ttTTCTGGGTGACCAAAATACACCAAGAACTTCCCATTCCAGTTTAGAAAACGATTTTGATAATGACAACAGTATTTTTGGAAac gacaGTGATAATGAAGAACAAACGCCCCAGGCTCTTGCAACTTCAAGTGCGGTAAGTGaggaaaatatatttcatgatgaAGCACAATCCAGTGATCAGGAACGAACACCACTAAATATTCGTCGAAAAAAACAAAGAGTTGAAGTAGAAAAACAAGAAGGTTTAGCAAATGAAGTGTTGCTGACTGTAAAAGATCATTTTAGAAAACCTGCCATTAAAGAAGATCGTTTTGACATGAGTGGTAGAACTATTGCCATGAAACTACGAGACCTGCCTAAAGATCAAATGCTATTTGCTGACAGGATCATAAATGAGACTTTATTCCTAGCAGAAATGGGTAGCTTGCAGCTGAAGACAGTCAACGATATACTCACGTTGGTGTCAAAGTAA